The Lachnospiraceae bacterium oral taxon 500 genome window below encodes:
- a CDS encoding branched-chain amino acid transporter AzlD has translation MNELHSFLLIVVLAVVTLGLRGLPFLIFTGGRKTPEIVVYLSKVLPYAIMGMLVVFCFKDTVITSFPYAAPEILAAALVVVLHIWKRNTLLSIVSGTVCYMILVQTVFVR, from the coding sequence ATGAATGAGCTGCATTCGTTTTTATTGATCGTGGTGCTGGCGGTGGTCACGCTGGGACTGCGAGGCCTGCCGTTTTTGATTTTTACGGGCGGCCGGAAAACACCGGAAATAGTAGTCTATTTGAGTAAGGTATTGCCCTATGCCATTATGGGAATGTTGGTTGTTTTTTGCTTTAAGGACACGGTGATAACTTCTTTTCCCTATGCGGCGCCGGAAATACTCGCAGCGGCGCTGGTTGTGGTGCTGCATATCTGGAAACGAAATACGCTGCTCAGTATTGTCAGCGGTACGGTTTGCTATATGATTCTGGTGCAGACTGTGTTTGTCAGATGA
- a CDS encoding phosphoribosylformylglycinamidine synthase: protein MVKRFLVQKQEAFAEEKHSISDELKGMFSFAAAKLKAVDLWNCYDMEADFSEEEWAEVLKKVLSEVNTDRLGGEELPMQAGTRYFAYEYLPGQFDQRADSAVQCILAVTGKKCVLRCKKIIGLTGDFSDQEIEQMKAYLINEVDSHEVPLAKPENLQNDLGRPEDIKYYHGFTRLSAEEIKAFYAQSGFAMTEEDLLFCQQYFQKEGRDPSVTELKVIDTYWSDHCRHTTFATVLTEIDWEPDDYLPVKQAAYRLYRENKAKYAADKPQTLMDMATLGMKEMKAKGLLPDLDESEEINACSIKIPVSCQIADGQTETEDYLLQFKNETHNHPTEIEPFGGAATCLGGAIRDPLSGRAYVFGGMRITGAADPTESMEQTLAGKLPQRKITVEAADGYSSYGNQIGLATGEVREYYHPGFKAKRMELGAVIAAVPAKNVRRLQPQPGDIVMVLGGATGRDGVGGATGSSKAHSTESIDTAGAEVQKGNAPEERKLQRLFRRPEFARCIKRCNDFGAGGIAVAIGELADGLDIDLDALPKKYDGLDGTELAVSESQERMAIVIEAQDQAKVEAWAAEENITAVKAAVINDDSRLRMNWRGSRILDLSREFLDSNGVLGQIGALVPAITENEFFRRRTQQGELLPGEAGELKTRYLAELSSLNTGSQTSLAEKFDSTVGRGTVLFPYGGKTQTSKVDGMVFKIPVTAGETDDAAYMTHGYCPEMAVWSPFHGALFAGVMAAAKAVCLGADYRCLRLSCQEYFERLRREPKRWGKPVAALLGSYYFQSQMGLASIGGKDSMSGSFEDLDVPPTLITFAVCAGKSEAVISPELKGGETCLLYYPLKLTEQKIPDFNYLKEMFANIQKWNRQGMILAAKMVESSLAAAIAGMAFGNELGVQLKEAIPELFAPDYGSILLEVPAAEWQARQAELAAAGVRLLGQIHPQPEISWQGQKVSIAELKAAWQKPLAGIFKDHVCGEPLAAIAPEQAEKPLKAGRQTAHSRSKTMKPLVCIPVFPGTNCEYDMAKAFTKAGAEVETVVLRNRSRQELTDSIAALCRKIEQAQILALAGGFSAGDEPDGAGKFIAAILSQPELKEVINSHVKQKKNLILGICNGFQALIKTGLLPYGEIRELEADSPTLTYNRIGRHISRIVTTEICSISSPWADGLRLGERHEIAVSHGEGRFYADAEWIRRLSAQHQIFSRYVDAGGTAYSEGEYNPNGSAFAVEGILSRDGLILGKMGHTERYEAGLFKNIGGEKRQDLFTAGVEYFR from the coding sequence GTGGTCAAGCGATTTTTGGTGCAGAAGCAGGAAGCCTTTGCAGAGGAAAAACATTCGATTTCAGACGAACTGAAAGGAATGTTTTCTTTTGCTGCCGCTAAATTAAAAGCGGTCGATTTATGGAACTGCTATGATATGGAAGCCGATTTTTCCGAGGAAGAATGGGCAGAGGTGTTAAAAAAGGTCTTGTCAGAGGTCAATACCGACCGGCTGGGCGGGGAAGAGCTGCCGATGCAGGCGGGTACCCGGTATTTTGCTTATGAATATTTACCCGGTCAATTTGATCAGCGGGCGGATTCGGCCGTCCAGTGTATATTGGCGGTAACCGGCAAAAAATGTGTGCTCCGCTGCAAAAAAATAATTGGTTTGACTGGTGATTTTTCCGATCAGGAAATAGAGCAAATGAAGGCCTACTTGATTAACGAAGTCGATTCGCATGAAGTTCCGCTGGCTAAGCCGGAGAACCTGCAAAATGATTTGGGGCGGCCGGAAGACATTAAATATTATCACGGTTTTACCCGGCTTTCCGCTGAAGAAATAAAAGCTTTTTACGCTCAGTCCGGGTTTGCTATGACGGAGGAAGACTTGCTGTTTTGCCAGCAATATTTTCAAAAGGAAGGCCGTGATCCCAGTGTCACGGAATTAAAGGTGATTGACACCTATTGGTCGGATCACTGTCGCCATACTACTTTTGCCACGGTGCTGACGGAAATTGACTGGGAACCGGACGATTACCTGCCGGTTAAGCAGGCGGCCTACCGTCTTTATCGGGAAAATAAGGCTAAATATGCGGCGGACAAGCCGCAAACGCTGATGGACATGGCAACACTGGGCATGAAGGAAATGAAAGCAAAGGGTCTGCTGCCGGATTTGGACGAATCGGAGGAGATTAACGCCTGTTCGATTAAGATTCCGGTCAGCTGTCAAATAGCTGACGGCCAAACCGAAACGGAAGATTATTTACTGCAATTTAAAAATGAAACGCATAACCATCCGACCGAAATTGAGCCGTTTGGCGGAGCAGCTACCTGCCTGGGCGGAGCAATCCGCGATCCGCTGTCGGGGCGGGCCTATGTGTTTGGCGGGATGAGAATAACGGGAGCGGCCGATCCCACCGAGAGCATGGAGCAAACGCTGGCGGGCAAGCTCCCGCAAAGAAAGATTACGGTGGAAGCGGCCGATGGGTACAGCAGCTATGGCAATCAAATCGGGCTGGCGACCGGCGAGGTCAGAGAGTATTATCATCCGGGCTTTAAAGCCAAGCGGATGGAATTGGGAGCGGTGATTGCCGCTGTCCCGGCAAAAAATGTCCGCCGCTTGCAGCCGCAGCCGGGGGATATCGTCATGGTGCTGGGCGGCGCGACCGGCCGGGATGGTGTCGGCGGAGCAACCGGTTCTTCCAAGGCGCATAGTACCGAATCAATTGATACGGCCGGAGCCGAGGTGCAGAAGGGAAATGCCCCGGAAGAGCGAAAATTACAGCGCTTGTTCCGGCGGCCGGAGTTTGCCCGCTGCATCAAACGCTGTAACGATTTTGGCGCGGGCGGCATCGCGGTAGCGATTGGCGAGTTGGCGGACGGCCTAGATATTGATTTGGACGCATTGCCGAAAAAATATGATGGTCTGGACGGTACGGAACTGGCGGTGTCCGAGTCGCAGGAGCGGATGGCGATTGTGATTGAAGCACAGGATCAGGCTAAAGTAGAAGCCTGGGCGGCGGAGGAAAATATCACGGCGGTTAAGGCGGCGGTGATTAATGATGACAGCCGGCTGCGCATGAATTGGCGGGGCAGCCGGATTTTGGATTTGAGCCGCGAGTTTTTAGACAGTAACGGTGTTTTGGGTCAAATCGGCGCATTGGTTCCGGCTATTACCGAAAATGAGTTTTTCCGGCGGAGAACGCAGCAGGGCGAGTTGCTGCCGGGCGAGGCCGGAGAACTGAAAACCAGATATTTAGCGGAATTATCCAGTTTAAATACCGGCAGTCAAACTTCTTTAGCGGAAAAGTTTGACAGCACGGTCGGACGGGGGACGGTGCTTTTTCCCTATGGCGGAAAAACGCAGACCAGCAAGGTAGACGGCATGGTCTTTAAAATTCCTGTTACAGCCGGCGAAACGGATGATGCAGCCTATATGACGCATGGTTATTGCCCGGAAATGGCGGTTTGGAGCCCGTTCCACGGTGCCCTGTTTGCCGGGGTGATGGCGGCGGCGAAGGCAGTTTGTCTGGGGGCGGATTACAGGTGCCTACGGCTATCCTGTCAGGAGTATTTTGAGCGCCTGCGCCGGGAGCCGAAACGCTGGGGGAAACCGGTGGCGGCGCTGTTGGGTTCTTATTATTTTCAAAGTCAAATGGGACTGGCTTCCATCGGCGGCAAGGACAGTATGTCCGGCAGCTTTGAGGATTTGGATGTGCCGCCGACTTTGATTACCTTTGCCGTTTGTGCCGGTAAGTCCGAGGCGGTTATTTCTCCGGAATTAAAGGGCGGCGAGACTTGCTTGCTGTATTATCCGCTTAAACTGACAGAGCAGAAAATACCGGATTTTAATTATTTAAAGGAAATGTTTGCCAATATTCAGAAATGGAACCGGCAAGGCATGATTTTAGCAGCGAAAATGGTCGAGAGTTCCTTGGCGGCGGCCATTGCCGGGATGGCCTTTGGCAATGAGCTGGGTGTTCAGCTAAAAGAGGCGATTCCAGAGTTATTTGCGCCGGATTACGGCAGTATTTTACTGGAAGTTCCGGCGGCTGAATGGCAAGCGCGGCAGGCAGAACTAGCGGCAGCCGGGGTTCGGCTTTTGGGGCAGATCCATCCGCAGCCGGAAATCAGCTGGCAGGGGCAAAAGGTAAGCATAGCCGAGTTAAAAGCAGCTTGGCAAAAGCCGCTGGCCGGTATTTTTAAAGACCATGTCTGCGGCGAGCCGCTGGCGGCAATAGCGCCGGAGCAGGCGGAAAAGCCGCTGAAAGCCGGTCGGCAGACCGCACACAGCCGGAGCAAAACGATGAAACCGCTGGTTTGCATTCCGGTTTTTCCGGGGACAAACTGCGAATATGATATGGCGAAAGCTTTTACCAAGGCCGGTGCCGAAGTGGAAACGGTGGTGCTGCGCAACCGCAGCCGGCAGGAATTGACCGATTCCATTGCCGCCCTGTGCCGGAAAATTGAGCAGGCGCAGATCTTGGCCTTGGCGGGTGGTTTCAGTGCCGGTGATGAACCGGACGGAGCGGGCAAGTTTATTGCTGCGATTTTGAGCCAGCCGGAGTTAAAAGAGGTAATTAACAGCCATGTCAAGCAAAAGAAAAACTTGATTTTAGGAATTTGCAACGGCTTTCAGGCGCTGATTAAGACCGGCCTTTTACCGTATGGGGAAATCAGGGAACTGGAGGCCGATTCGCCCACTTTGACTTATAACCGGATTGGCCGGCATATTTCTCGAATCGTAACCACCGAAATTTGCAGCATCAGCAGCCCGTGGGCGGATGGCCTGCGGCTGGGCGAGCGGCACGAAATTGCGGTGTCGCATGGGGAAGGCAGATTTTATGCAGATGCGGAATGGATTCGGCGCTTGTCAGCCCAGCACCAGATTTTCAGCCGCTACGTTGATGCCGGCGGAACTGCTTACAGCGAAGGGGAGTATAATCCCAATGGTTCAGCGTTTGCAGTGGAAGGGATTCTCAGCCGGGATGGTTTGATTTTAGGCAAAATGGGACATACCGAGCGCTATGAAGCGGGATTGTTTAAAAATATCGGGGGCGAAAAGAGACAGGATCTTTTTACCGCTGGTGTGGAGTATTTTAGATAG
- the rpoC gene encoding DNA-directed RNA polymerase subunit beta' yields MPKEQQTVNFDAIKIGLASPERILEWSRGEVTKPETINYRTLKPEVDGLFCERIFGPSKDWECHCGKYKKNRHKGVICDKCGVEVTKAKVRRERMGHIKLAAPVSHIWYFKGIPSRMGLILDISPKKLEKVLYFASYIVLDPGETDLRYKQVLSDRDYHEALERYGDTFRVGLGAEAIQEILTAIDLEKESKELKQALRDTKGQKKARIIKRLEVVEAFRSSENRPEWMILTHIPVIPPDLRPMVQLDGGRFATSDLNDLYRRVINRNNRLSRLMEIKAPEIIIRNEKRMLQEAVDALIDNGRRGRPVTGPGNRPLKSLSDMLKGKQGRFRQNLLGKRVDYSGRSVIVVGPELKIYQCGLPKKMAIELFKPFIMKRLVEDEMAHNIKSAKKMVDRLDPYVFDVLEEVISEHPVMLNRAPTLHRLGIQAFEPVLVEGKAIRLHPLVCTAFNADFDGDQMAVHLPLSEEAQAECRFLLLSPNNLLKPSDGGPVCVPSQDVVLGIYYLTLQKDGEPGEGNAYTDENEALLAYDNGILSLHSKIKVRRSKRIDGQKLSTIVETTPGRIIFNEIIPQDLGFVDREAAGSELLFEIDYLVGKKQLKEILYRCIDIHGSTKTSEVLDNIKHLGFKYSTKGAITVALSDMEVPENKGEILKQAENTIETVSKQFRRGMMTEDERYLKTIQTWKGADDQLTEALLKNLGKYNNIFMMADSGARGSNNQIKQLVGMRGLMADTQGRTIELPIKSNFREGLDVLEYFISAHGARKGLADIALRTADSGYLTRRLVDVSQDLIIRELDCCEGGEEVVGLKVKAFMDSKEVIESLEERITGRWSVEEIKHPETGKLIVPADTMINPRQARKIIAAGITEVKIRTALTCRSKIGVCAKCYGADMATGRPVQVGEAVGIIAAQSIGEPGTQLTMRNFHSGGIATAEDITQGLPRVEELFEARKPKGLAILSEFSGRVTVSDNKKKREVIVTNDETGSSKAYLIPYGSRIKVEDGQIIEAGDELTEGSVNPHDILKIKNSAAVEDYMLQEVQRVYRQQGVEINDKHIEVIVRQMLKKVKIEDNGDTDLLPGVLADRLEFENVNQQMREQGLEEATGTQVLLGITKASLATKSFLSAASFQETTKVLTEAAIFGKVDPLIGLKENVILGKLIPAGTGMGIYRNVEIVSADEEQAQAPVEEEVTE; encoded by the coding sequence ATGCCGAAAGAACAACAAACGGTTAATTTTGATGCGATTAAAATTGGACTGGCGTCTCCGGAACGGATTCTTGAGTGGTCAAGAGGCGAGGTAACAAAGCCGGAAACCATCAATTATCGTACTTTGAAGCCGGAAGTAGACGGTTTATTCTGCGAACGGATTTTCGGGCCGAGTAAGGACTGGGAATGCCATTGCGGTAAGTACAAGAAAAACCGGCATAAGGGTGTGATTTGTGATAAATGCGGAGTGGAAGTAACCAAGGCCAAAGTTCGCCGGGAGCGGATGGGCCATATCAAACTGGCGGCACCGGTATCTCATATTTGGTATTTCAAGGGGATTCCCAGCCGGATGGGCTTGATTTTGGATATTTCGCCGAAAAAGCTGGAAAAGGTGTTGTATTTTGCCTCATATATCGTTTTAGACCCGGGTGAAACCGATTTGCGTTATAAGCAGGTACTGTCCGACCGGGACTATCACGAAGCGCTGGAGCGCTACGGCGATACTTTCCGGGTGGGGCTCGGCGCCGAGGCGATCCAGGAGATTTTAACAGCCATAGATTTGGAAAAAGAAAGCAAGGAATTAAAGCAGGCGCTGCGCGATACCAAGGGTCAGAAGAAGGCCAGAATTATTAAACGGCTGGAAGTAGTCGAGGCTTTCCGCAGTTCGGAAAATCGGCCGGAATGGATGATTTTGACCCATATTCCGGTTATTCCGCCGGATTTGCGGCCAATGGTGCAGTTAGACGGTGGCCGCTTTGCCACTTCCGATTTGAATGATTTGTATCGGCGGGTGATTAACCGGAACAATCGTCTTAGCCGCCTGATGGAGATTAAGGCACCGGAAATTATTATCCGCAATGAAAAAAGAATGTTGCAGGAAGCAGTGGATGCCCTGATTGACAATGGCCGCCGGGGACGTCCGGTGACCGGGCCGGGCAATCGTCCGTTAAAGTCCCTGTCCGATATGCTGAAAGGGAAGCAGGGTCGTTTCCGACAGAATCTTTTGGGTAAGCGGGTTGACTATTCGGGTCGGTCGGTTATCGTGGTCGGACCGGAGTTGAAAATTTATCAATGCGGTCTGCCCAAGAAAATGGCGATAGAATTATTTAAGCCCTTTATTATGAAACGTTTGGTCGAGGACGAAATGGCGCATAATATTAAGTCGGCCAAAAAAATGGTGGATCGCTTGGATCCCTATGTTTTTGATGTGCTGGAAGAGGTTATCAGTGAGCATCCGGTTATGCTTAACCGGGCACCGACGCTGCACCGGCTTGGTATTCAGGCGTTTGAGCCGGTACTGGTGGAAGGTAAGGCGATTCGGCTGCACCCGTTGGTTTGTACCGCTTTTAATGCTGACTTTGATGGTGACCAAATGGCGGTGCACCTGCCGCTTTCGGAAGAAGCACAGGCGGAGTGCCGTTTCCTGCTGCTGTCGCCAAACAACCTGCTGAAACCGTCTGATGGTGGACCGGTCTGCGTACCGTCACAGGACGTAGTTTTGGGTATTTATTACCTGACACTGCAAAAAGATGGTGAGCCGGGCGAGGGCAATGCCTATACCGATGAAAATGAGGCACTGTTAGCCTATGATAACGGGATTTTGTCCCTGCATTCCAAGATCAAAGTCAGAAGAAGCAAGCGGATCGATGGTCAAAAGCTTTCGACCATCGTAGAAACGACACCCGGCCGGATTATTTTTAATGAGATTATCCCGCAGGATTTGGGCTTTGTCGACCGGGAGGCGGCCGGCTCAGAACTGTTGTTTGAGATTGATTATCTGGTCGGCAAAAAGCAGCTGAAAGAGATTTTGTACCGCTGCATTGATATTCACGGTTCAACCAAGACTTCGGAAGTGCTGGATAATATTAAGCATTTAGGCTTTAAATATTCGACCAAAGGCGCAATTACGGTTGCCCTGTCCGATATGGAAGTGCCGGAGAACAAGGGTGAGATCTTAAAGCAGGCGGAAAATACGATCGAAACCGTATCCAAGCAGTTCCGCCGCGGTATGATGACCGAGGATGAACGGTACTTAAAGACGATTCAAACCTGGAAGGGTGCGGATGATCAGCTGACAGAGGCTTTGCTTAAAAACTTAGGAAAATATAATAACATCTTTATGATGGCTGACTCGGGTGCCCGTGGTTCCAATAACCAGATTAAGCAGTTAGTCGGTATGCGTGGTTTGATGGCTGATACACAGGGCCGGACGATTGAGCTGCCGATCAAGTCGAACTTCCGGGAGGGTCTGGATGTTTTGGAATACTTTATTTCCGCGCACGGAGCCAGAAAAGGTTTGGCCGATATCGCGCTGAGAACGGCCGACTCCGGTTATTTGACCAGACGTTTGGTTGATGTTTCGCAGGATTTAATTATCCGGGAACTGGACTGCTGCGAAGGCGGCGAGGAAGTTGTCGGCTTAAAGGTCAAGGCATTCATGGACAGCAAGGAAGTGATTGAGTCCTTAGAGGAAAGAATCACCGGCCGCTGGTCAGTTGAAGAGATTAAGCATCCGGAAACCGGCAAGCTGATTGTACCGGCTGATACGATGATTAATCCCCGCCAGGCCCGTAAGATTATTGCCGCCGGCATTACCGAGGTAAAGATTCGGACCGCTTTGACCTGCCGCTCCAAGATAGGTGTCTGTGCGAAATGTTACGGCGCCGATATGGCGACCGGCCGGCCGGTACAGGTCGGCGAGGCGGTTGGTATCATCGCGGCGCAGTCCATCGGTGAGCCGGGTACGCAGTTGACGATGCGGAACTTCCACAGTGGCGGTATTGCTACGGCAGAAGATATTACCCAAGGTTTGCCGCGTGTTGAGGAACTGTTTGAAGCCCGTAAGCCAAAGGGACTGGCGATTTTATCCGAGTTTTCCGGTCGGGTTACGGTCAGTGACAACAAGAAAAAGCGGGAGGTCATCGTTACCAACGATGAAACCGGCAGCAGTAAGGCTTACTTGATTCCTTACGGTTCTCGGATCAAGGTTGAGGACGGCCAAATCATTGAGGCCGGCGATGAATTGACCGAGGGTAGTGTTAATCCGCATGATATCTTGAAGATTAAGAACAGTGCGGCGGTAGAGGACTATATGCTGCAGGAAGTACAGCGAGTTTACCGTCAGCAGGGTGTAGAAATCAATGATAAGCACATTGAGGTAATTGTTCGGCAAATGCTGAAAAAGGTTAAGATTGAGGACAACGGTGATACCGATTTACTGCCGGGCGTTTTAGCGGATCGTTTGGAGTTTGAGAACGTCAATCAGCAAATGCGGGAGCAGGGCTTGGAAGAAGCCACCGGTACGCAGGTACTGCTGGGTATTACCAAGGCTTCGCTGGCTACCAAGTCATTCCTGTCGGCAGCGTCCTTCCAGGAAACAACCAAAGTTTTGACGGAGGCCGCTATTTTCGGTAAGGTTGATCCGCTGATCGGCTTAAAGGAAAATGTTATCTTAGGTAAACTGATTCCGGCCGGAACCGGCATGGGCATTTACCGTAATGTTGAGATTGTCAGTGCCGATGAAGAGCAGGCGCAGGCACCGGTGGAGGAAGAAGTAACGGAATAA
- a CDS encoding branched-chain amino acid transporter AzlC yields MKRKTIVKRAFLKTLPVMAGYMVLGIGFGMILRGKGYGVLWAGVMSILIYGGSMQYVGAELLAENVSLLTAALTAVAVNARYLFYGISMVDKYKGRKYKPFLIFSLTDETYSLLCQAGETEPDQYYFWISFLDYSYWITGSILGAFLGGILPIDTKGIDFVLTALFLTIFTEQWLMVKNHLSALVGIGASVLCLLTLGSQKFLIPAMLLIAVLLIGLRKKEGITNE; encoded by the coding sequence ATGAAACGAAAAACAATAGTAAAAAGAGCTTTTTTAAAAACGCTGCCGGTGATGGCCGGATACATGGTTTTGGGGATCGGCTTCGGCATGATCCTGCGGGGCAAAGGCTACGGCGTGCTGTGGGCGGGAGTCATGAGTATTTTGATTTATGGCGGCAGTATGCAGTATGTAGGGGCTGAGCTGCTGGCTGAAAACGTTTCGCTTTTGACGGCGGCGCTGACAGCGGTGGCGGTCAATGCCCGGTATTTATTTTACGGGATTTCCATGGTGGATAAATATAAAGGGCGCAAATATAAGCCTTTTTTGATTTTCAGCTTAACCGATGAAACCTATTCTCTGCTTTGTCAGGCCGGAGAAACGGAGCCGGATCAGTATTATTTTTGGATATCATTTCTGGACTACTCATATTGGATTACCGGCTCGATACTGGGTGCTTTTTTAGGCGGGATTTTACCGATTGATACCAAAGGCATTGATTTTGTGCTGACCGCCCTCTTTTTGACGATCTTTACGGAGCAGTGGCTGATGGTTAAAAATCATTTATCCGCCCTGGTCGGAATCGGTGCGTCAGTTTTATGCCTGCTGACTTTGGGCAGTCAAAAGTTTTTAATTCCGGCTATGCTGCTGATTGCGGTACTGCTAATCGGCCTGCGCAAAAAGGAGGGAATTACCAATGAATGA